From one Rosa rugosa chromosome 4, drRosRugo1.1, whole genome shotgun sequence genomic stretch:
- the LOC133744500 gene encoding agamous-like MADS-box protein AGL80 has protein sequence MARRKVRLHYVANEISRRTTFRKRKKGLLKKVGEITTLCDIKAAVIIYSPFDGEPEVFPSLPEVNELLTKFRDMPQMDKTRKMVDQETFLIQRIYKVREQIRKLKRDNREKEITQVMFGCLKGRTLSDLEMKDLQDLNFIIERNLRELEIKQRAADEQKQEENQENQLNQVQAESIAVELGLTTRNAFGEGTSRGVQQQHHQPAMEAQSMEQWQYQMMQVAAQRQQHQQLFQQQPWFLDIMNPPPPQMRDFLHPLPPLQRGGFRDYNSDNATCPNNSSFRFP, from the coding sequence ATGGCTAGAAGGAAGGTGAGACTGCACTACGTTGCCAATGAGATTTCCCGACGAACGACatttagaaaaagaaagaagggtcTTCTGAAGAAGGTGGGAGAGATAACCACTCTCTGTGACATCAAGGCCGCGGTGATCATCTACAGCCCTTTTGATGGCGAGCCGGAGGTGTTCCCAAGTCTTCCGGAAGTCAACGAACTGCTGACGAAGTTCCGAGATATGCCGCAGATGGACAAGACAAGAAAGATGGTCGACCAGGAGACATTCTTAATACAACGAATCTACAAAGTCCGGGAGCAGATCAGAAAGCTGAAAAGAGACAACCGAGAAAAGGAGATCACTCAAGTCATGTTCGGTTGTTTGAAGGGGAGAACACTCTCTGACctagaaatgaaggatctgCAAGACCTCAATTTTATCATCGAACGCAACCTCAGGGAGCTTGAAATCAAACAACGGGCTGCCGATGAGCAGAAGCAGGAGGAAAACCAGGAGAACCAGCTCAACCAGGTGCAAGCTGAATCGATTGCGGTGGAGCTCGGCCTGACGACGAGGAATGCATTTGGGGAGGGAACTAGCAGAGGCGTGCAGCAACAACACCACCAACCCGCGATGGAGGCGCAGAGCATGGAGCAGTGGCAGTACCAAATGATGCAGGTTGCAGCTCAGAGGCAGCAACATCAGCAGTTGTTCCAGCAACAACCCTGGTTCCTGGACATCATGAACCCACCACCGCCCCAAATGAGGGACTTCTTGCACCCACTACCACCGCTTCAGCGAGGAGGGTTCAGAGACTATAACAGTGACAATGCTACATGCCCAAACAACTCTTCATTTCGTTTCCCTTGA
- the LOC133744501 gene encoding E2F transcription factor-like E2FE, with protein MATSSYPETPQTSRKSKNTYTWKGFGAVPNALKELREEGLDLTPIPAACNNNNNNPLDETKREKSLALLAQNFVKLFVCTGSESESISLDETAKLLLGVGDAQNVSMMRTKVRRIYDIANVLSSVNLIEKTHTADTGKPAYRWLGLNGRRDGLNLNSEPNLQQAKKRSFGTDLTNASSKRSKVVEKRVQDQGEVENCNSDGCGAKESSKSYQFGPFAPVAVPRARKGVDINKVCWESLGAYYRPQYQNQHNLGTVTEFFSFRITKSERP; from the exons ATGGCCACTTCCTCCTACCCGGAAACCCCCCAGACGTCAAGAAAGTCCAAGAACACGTACACGTGGAAGGGTTTCGGCGCTGTCCCTAACGCCCTGAAGGAGCTCAGAGAAGAAGGCCTGGATCTAACTCCGATCCCGGCGGCCtgcaataacaacaacaacaatcccCTGGATGAGACCAAGAGGGAAAAGTCTCTGGCGCTTCTGGCGCAGAATTTCGTGAAGCTGTTCGTGTGTACCGGATCGGAATCGGAATCGATTTCTCTTGATGAAACTGCGAAATTACTGCTTGGAGTAGGGGATGCACAGAATGTATCGATGATGAGGACGAAGGTGAGGAGGATCTATGACATTGCAAATGTGTTGTCGTCAGTGaatttgattgagaagactcatACGGCGGATACAGGGAAGCCGGCGTACAGGTGGTTGGGGCTGAATGGGAGAAGAGAtggtttgaatttgaattcGGAGCCGAATTTGCAGCAGGCTAAGAAGAGGAGCTTTGGGACAGATCTGACGAATGCGAGTAGTAAGAGGAGCAAGGTTGTGGAGAAGAGAGTTCAAGATCAGGGTGAGGTTGAGAACTGCAATTCGGATGGCTGTGGGGCGAAGGAGAGTTCGAAGAGCTACCAGTTCGGTCCTTTCGCTCCGGTGGCAGTTCCAAGAGCTAGGAAGGGTGTTGACATCAACAAGGTTTGCTGGGAGAGTCTTGGGGCTTATTATCGGCCTCAGTATCAGAACCAA CATaatttggggacggtgactgaatttttctcttttcgaATTACCAAGTCTGAGCGGCCTTAG
- the LOC133745240 gene encoding F-box protein At1g10780 isoform X1 has protein sequence MTIAKQIMESLPDAIVQYILSYMNNARDVALCNCVSKRWKDSIPYIRSLFFPRNSFDNLTGSDTPDDIVLKMISLIERLENLVVYSPFSGAGLASWLTLIGPSLRYLELRMDNLAEQEVCNERPSKLDCLTAAKSLESLKLWGVLMTRSPKWDVFQKLKNLEIVGARLEDPALSTVLQACPNLTKLLLLGCEGVVAVSIELPHLEQCKLDFYGLGNCSFSMNCPKIEVLEVQGCSWIRVQKTKHLRNLSIANNAGRVYMVDFEKLVALESLSIRGVQWCWGAISSMLQWASEVKHLYMKVEFTGDFETLQPFPEVDFVDFFNNHPKLQNFDIHGAMFAALCQKNSLKNVDSGFLIPCLESVVITVRSPLNAEQKMSTLESLLKYGKNLKSMVIKVLQMKSNHSSADDFFDEICRFTCMNRKIVRIE, from the exons ATGACAATTGCAAAGCAGAT AATGGAGTCTCTCCCAGATGCTATTGTTCAATACATATTGTCGTACATGAATAATGCCCGAGATGTGGCACTTTGTAACTGTGTATCCAAGCGATGGAAGGACTCAATTCCATATATACGGAGCCTTTTCTTCCCTAGGAACTCCTTTGATAATCTCACAGGCAGTGACACTCCTGATGACATTGTATTGAAGATGATTTCTCTGATTGAAAGATTGGAAAATCTTGTTGTTTATAGCCCATTTTCGGGTGCCGGGCTTGCTTCATGGTTGACGCTGATAGGTCCCTCCCTCAGGTATCTTGAGCTTCGAATGGACAATCTTGCTGAACAAGAGGTCTGCAATGAACGCCCTTCGAAATTGGATTGCTTAACTGCTGCAAAGAGTTTGGAGTCTTTAAAACTTTGGGGAGTCTTAATGACCCGTTCCCCCAAGTGGGATGTCTTCCAGAAACTCAAGAACCTTGAAATTGTTGGTGCAAGGTTGGAGGATCCTGCGCTGTCAACCGTTCTTCAGGCCTGTCCTAATCTGACCAAACTGTTGCTGCTTGGTTGCGAAGGAGTCGTTGCAGTTTCAATTGAGTTGCCACATCTGGAGCAGTGTAAGCTAGACTTCTACGGCTTGGGCAATTGCTCATTTTCTATGAACTGCCCAAAAATTGAGGTCCTTGAGGTGCAAGGATGTAGTTGGATTCGGGTTCAGAAGACAAAGCACTTGAGGAATCTTTCAATTGCCAATAATGCAG GGAGAGTCTACATGGTTGATTTTGAAAAACTTGTGGCTCTGGAGTCCTTATCCATTAGGGGCGTCCAATGGTGTTGGGGTGCAATAAGCAGTATGCTGCAGTGGGCAAGCGAAGTAAAGCACCTCTATATGAAGGTGGAATTCACAGGAGATTTCGAGACTCTTCAACCCTTTCCAGAGGTTGACtttgttgatttttttaatAATCATCCAAAGCTGcaaaattttgacatccatGGAGCCATGTTTGCAGCTCTTTGTCAGAAGAACAGTCTGAAAAAT GTTGATTCAGGATTTCTAATTCCTTGTCTGGAGTCAGTGGTGATCACAGTGCGATCACCACTGAATGCTGAACAGAAAATGAGCACTCTTGAGTCCTTGTTGAAGTATGGGAAGAATCTCAAGAGCATGGTGATCAAGGTTCTTCAGATGAAGAGTAACCATAGCAGCGCAGATGATTTCTTTGATGAGATATGCAGGTTTACATGCATGAACCGAAAGATAGTTAGAATAGAATAA
- the LOC133745240 gene encoding F-box protein At1g10780 isoform X2 — protein sequence MESLPDAIVQYILSYMNNARDVALCNCVSKRWKDSIPYIRSLFFPRNSFDNLTGSDTPDDIVLKMISLIERLENLVVYSPFSGAGLASWLTLIGPSLRYLELRMDNLAEQEVCNERPSKLDCLTAAKSLESLKLWGVLMTRSPKWDVFQKLKNLEIVGARLEDPALSTVLQACPNLTKLLLLGCEGVVAVSIELPHLEQCKLDFYGLGNCSFSMNCPKIEVLEVQGCSWIRVQKTKHLRNLSIANNAGRVYMVDFEKLVALESLSIRGVQWCWGAISSMLQWASEVKHLYMKVEFTGDFETLQPFPEVDFVDFFNNHPKLQNFDIHGAMFAALCQKNSLKNVDSGFLIPCLESVVITVRSPLNAEQKMSTLESLLKYGKNLKSMVIKVLQMKSNHSSADDFFDEICRFTCMNRKIVRIE from the exons ATGGAGTCTCTCCCAGATGCTATTGTTCAATACATATTGTCGTACATGAATAATGCCCGAGATGTGGCACTTTGTAACTGTGTATCCAAGCGATGGAAGGACTCAATTCCATATATACGGAGCCTTTTCTTCCCTAGGAACTCCTTTGATAATCTCACAGGCAGTGACACTCCTGATGACATTGTATTGAAGATGATTTCTCTGATTGAAAGATTGGAAAATCTTGTTGTTTATAGCCCATTTTCGGGTGCCGGGCTTGCTTCATGGTTGACGCTGATAGGTCCCTCCCTCAGGTATCTTGAGCTTCGAATGGACAATCTTGCTGAACAAGAGGTCTGCAATGAACGCCCTTCGAAATTGGATTGCTTAACTGCTGCAAAGAGTTTGGAGTCTTTAAAACTTTGGGGAGTCTTAATGACCCGTTCCCCCAAGTGGGATGTCTTCCAGAAACTCAAGAACCTTGAAATTGTTGGTGCAAGGTTGGAGGATCCTGCGCTGTCAACCGTTCTTCAGGCCTGTCCTAATCTGACCAAACTGTTGCTGCTTGGTTGCGAAGGAGTCGTTGCAGTTTCAATTGAGTTGCCACATCTGGAGCAGTGTAAGCTAGACTTCTACGGCTTGGGCAATTGCTCATTTTCTATGAACTGCCCAAAAATTGAGGTCCTTGAGGTGCAAGGATGTAGTTGGATTCGGGTTCAGAAGACAAAGCACTTGAGGAATCTTTCAATTGCCAATAATGCAG GGAGAGTCTACATGGTTGATTTTGAAAAACTTGTGGCTCTGGAGTCCTTATCCATTAGGGGCGTCCAATGGTGTTGGGGTGCAATAAGCAGTATGCTGCAGTGGGCAAGCGAAGTAAAGCACCTCTATATGAAGGTGGAATTCACAGGAGATTTCGAGACTCTTCAACCCTTTCCAGAGGTTGACtttgttgatttttttaatAATCATCCAAAGCTGcaaaattttgacatccatGGAGCCATGTTTGCAGCTCTTTGTCAGAAGAACAGTCTGAAAAAT GTTGATTCAGGATTTCTAATTCCTTGTCTGGAGTCAGTGGTGATCACAGTGCGATCACCACTGAATGCTGAACAGAAAATGAGCACTCTTGAGTCCTTGTTGAAGTATGGGAAGAATCTCAAGAGCATGGTGATCAAGGTTCTTCAGATGAAGAGTAACCATAGCAGCGCAGATGATTTCTTTGATGAGATATGCAGGTTTACATGCATGAACCGAAAGATAGTTAGAATAGAATAA
- the LOC133744502 gene encoding protein FAR1-RELATED SEQUENCE 5-like, with amino-acid sequence MQFDTVDAAFQFWRKYGGRTGFGVRKVYANKSRIDGQITTVRFVCSKEGNRVADKRDHLTKNPRAETRTNCLVRLGLQFNRESSKFEVHDFVHEHNHLLHTPETCHMILSQRNLTDSQAIHIDFADDSRLKPKAAHQFFSQQVGGKENLGYTETDKKNYLRSKQQKDMAYGEAGSLLRYLHNQSCENPSFQYAVQLDSEEQITNIFWADTRMIIAYAHFGDVITFDTTYSTNKEYRPFGVFSGFNHHRETVLFEAALLYDETAESFKWLFQTFLEAHKQKKPKTIFTDEDPAMANALAEVLPDMLNGVCSWHIMQNGIKHLGYLMKDGSFFLTDFAACMYEHEEEKEFEDAWNAMLCKYNVCSNPWLEKIYEIKEKWAKCYMKEVFTIGMRSTQLSDSLNSDLKAYLKSDMDIMRFFKQFERVANEKHYKEIEAEYNSRQKLPRVKVQKSPVLQQAAKIYTPSSISKKNLIGLQQLL; translated from the coding sequence ATGCAATTTGATACAGTAGATGCTGCATTTCAATTTTGGCGTAAGTATGGAGGCCGAACTGGTTTTGGGGTTCGAAAAGTGTATGCAAATAAGAGTCGAATAGATGGACAAATTACTACAGTTAGATTTGTGTGCTCAAAAGAGGGTAATCGAGTAGCAGATAAACGAGATCATCTAACAAAGAACCCTAGAGCAGAAACAAGAACAAACTGTCTTGTACGATTGGGACTGCAATTCAATAGAGAAAGTAGCAAGTTTGAGGTTCATGATTTTGTACATGAGCATAATCATCTTCTGCATACTCCAGAAACGTGTCACATGATTCTATCTCAACGGAATCTAACAGATAGCCAAGCTATTCATATTGATTTTGCCGATGACTCTAGACTTAAACCAAAGGCTGCACACCAATTTTTCAGTCAACAAGTTGGTGGGAAGGAAAATCTTGGATACACTGAAACAGATAAAAAAAACTACTTAAGAAGTAAGCAGCAAAAGGATATGGCATATGGAGAAGCAGGCAGCCTCCTAAGATATTTACACAATCAATCTTGTGAGAATCCCTCATTCCAATATGCTGTACAATTGGATAGTGAAGAACAGATTACAAATATATTTTGGGCAGATACAAGAATGATTATTGCTTATGCTCATTTTGGTGATGTCATTACTTTCGACACCACATACAGTACTAATAAAGAATATAGGCCTTTTGGggtattttctgggtttaaTCATCACAGAGAAACTGTACTATTTGAAGCTGCACTCCTTTATGATGAGACAGCTGAATCTTTTAAGTGGTTGTTCCAGACATTCTTAGAAGCACATAAGCAAAAAAAGCCAAAGACTATATTTACAGACGAAGATCCTGCAATGGCAAACGCATTGGCCGAGGTGCTTCCAGATATGTTAAATGGAGTATGTAGTTGGCATATAATGCAAAATGGAATCAAGCATTTGGGATACCTGATGAAGGATGGCTCATTTTTTCTTACAGATTTTGCAGCATGCATGTATGAGCACGAGGAAGAGAAAGAATTTGAAGATGCTTGGAATGCTATGCTATGCAAATATAATGTTTGCAGCAATCCATGGTTGGAAAAGATATATGAAATTAAGGAGAAATGGGCTAAATGTTACATGAAAGAGGtatttacaattggtatgcgAAGTACACAGCTTAGTGACAGCCTGAACAGTGATTTAAAAGCTTACTTAAAGTCAGACATGGATATCATGCGTTTTTTTAAACAGTTTGAAAGGGTCGCTAATGAAAAGCACTATAAGGAGATAGAAGCTGAGTATAATTCTAGGCAAAAGTTACCGAGAGTGAAGGTACAAAAATCACCTGTACTACAACAAGCAGCAAAAATCTACACTCCATCAAGTATTTCCAAGAAGAATTTGATTGGTCTTCAGCAGCTATTATAA